GACCTCGCCCACGACCTGGCCGGTGAGCTGTCCCCACCAAAACCCGGCCTGGCGGATGCCGGGCCACCCCGGGTGGGTGGCTGGGGGATCCAAGGGCTTCTCCTAGCCggggaggggacagagaaggGTGGAGTTGCCTCACCAGCCCCCTTGCCGCAGACTGGGCGTTTGGCCCGAAGCCAGACCAGGAGGCTGCCCCCCGGGAGCTGCGCCCCAGCCTGACGGGCGAGGACTTGGAGGGGCTGGACCTGCAGCTGGCCCTGGCCTGGCAGGGCGAGGAGGACGCCGTCGGGGGTGGCGAGGGGGCCCCCTCCGAACCCCCACCTCCCCCGGAGCCCCGCCGTCCCTCCGTTGCCTTCAAGGATGCCCCGTCCCAAAGCTCCTTCTGGAAGCTGATGTGAACT
This genomic interval from Saimiri boliviensis isolate mSaiBol1 chromosome 14, mSaiBol1.pri, whole genome shotgun sequence contains the following:
- the SMIM44 gene encoding small integral membrane protein 44, giving the protein MPGLAREEAEGWSPSPPLYEEYRPPPLDAIRLPRYVLYLLLAALVVLAVAYAIVGHLIKDLAHDLADWAFGPKPDQEAAPRELRPSLTGEDLEGLDLQLALAWQGEEDAVGGGEGAPSEPPPPPEPRRPSVAFKDAPSQSSFWKLM